A genomic region of Hydrogenovibrio crunogenus contains the following coding sequences:
- a CDS encoding RelA/SpoT family protein: MPTPTSLDDLIEKASVYLKKRHLKQIKAAFEFGAEAHKGQMRKTGGAYIWHPVAVAEILADIQLDHESLIAAILHDVVEDTPYTKEDIIDRFGENVAEIVDGVTKLGKLEFDNPQEAQAENFRKMVLAMSRDIRVILIKLADRLHNMRTLGVMRPDKQRRIARETLEIYAPIAARLGINAIRIELEDLGFKAMHPFRFAVLERAVKKARGNRAEIVEQINEAITNRLHDENIPANVIGREKHLYSLYKKMKYKHLSFDEILDIFAFRVVVNTADECYRVLGSVHSLYKPFPGRFKDYIAIPKSNGYQSLHTVLFGPFGAYIEIQIRTNEMHEVSEHGIAAHWVYKQDATEEGRPIEQPLSAVEIRAQEWVKNLLEIQQGAGNSLDFLENVKIDLFPNVIYVFTPKGDIITLPAGATAVDFAYAVHTNVGHGTVGCRVDKKLIPLRTHLESGQTVEIIRSKELQPNPSWLQFVTTAKARSQIRAFLKNQQSASAQALGKRLLEKGLRNFNMSYTGLTDVIREGIVVEFKLESWDHLLEEIGLGKRLANLVAKQIHDVVLGSEDSILKSHAVEDPSQPLVISGTEGMAVNYAGCCHPIPGDEIIGFISAEKGLVIHRQECKNVKQFKNHPEKWLDVNWEENITQTFDVELQLEILNRRGALATVASNIAEMKTDIDRVRSEDKDETYSLMNIVVRVHTRKHLADVMRKLKRLPIVEKIQRL; this comes from the coding sequence ATGCCCACCCCAACCTCCCTTGATGACTTAATCGAAAAAGCATCGGTCTATCTTAAGAAAAGACACCTTAAGCAAATAAAAGCCGCTTTTGAATTCGGGGCAGAGGCACACAAAGGGCAAATGCGCAAAACAGGAGGCGCCTATATCTGGCACCCTGTTGCTGTAGCCGAAATTCTGGCCGACATCCAACTTGACCATGAAAGCTTGATTGCTGCAATCTTGCATGACGTGGTTGAGGACACTCCTTATACCAAAGAAGATATCATTGATCGATTCGGCGAAAATGTGGCCGAGATTGTTGATGGTGTTACCAAGCTTGGTAAACTTGAATTCGATAACCCTCAAGAAGCACAAGCAGAAAATTTCCGTAAAATGGTACTGGCTATGTCGCGAGATATTCGCGTCATTTTAATCAAGCTGGCCGACCGACTTCATAATATGCGTACATTAGGCGTAATGCGTCCAGATAAACAACGTCGAATTGCACGCGAAACGCTTGAAATTTATGCTCCTATCGCAGCTCGCTTAGGGATCAATGCCATTCGTATCGAACTTGAAGATCTTGGCTTTAAGGCCATGCACCCGTTTCGATTTGCCGTACTAGAGCGCGCCGTTAAAAAAGCACGTGGTAACCGAGCGGAAATTGTAGAACAGATTAATGAAGCCATTACCAATCGACTTCATGACGAAAATATTCCCGCCAATGTCATTGGTCGTGAAAAACATTTATATAGCCTTTATAAAAAAATGAAATACAAGCATCTCAGCTTTGATGAGATTCTCGATATTTTTGCCTTCCGAGTTGTGGTCAATACAGCCGATGAATGCTATCGCGTACTGGGGTCGGTTCATTCACTTTACAAACCCTTTCCTGGTCGCTTTAAAGACTATATCGCCATCCCTAAATCGAATGGTTATCAATCTTTACATACCGTACTCTTCGGCCCATTTGGAGCCTACATTGAAATTCAGATTCGTACAAATGAAATGCATGAAGTGTCTGAACACGGAATCGCAGCACACTGGGTTTACAAACAAGATGCCACCGAAGAAGGACGCCCGATAGAACAACCGCTTTCTGCGGTTGAAATCCGAGCTCAAGAATGGGTAAAAAATCTGCTCGAAATTCAGCAGGGTGCAGGTAATTCTTTAGACTTCTTGGAAAATGTCAAAATAGACCTTTTCCCAAATGTCATTTATGTTTTTACCCCGAAAGGCGATATCATTACCTTACCCGCAGGCGCGACGGCTGTTGACTTCGCCTATGCCGTCCACACCAATGTAGGACATGGAACCGTTGGTTGTCGCGTTGATAAGAAGCTAATTCCCCTTAGAACCCATTTGGAAAGCGGACAGACTGTTGAAATCATTCGCAGCAAAGAATTACAACCCAACCCTTCTTGGTTACAATTTGTTACCACGGCCAAAGCACGTTCACAAATCCGAGCATTCTTAAAAAATCAACAATCTGCCTCTGCCCAAGCACTTGGAAAAAGACTCCTTGAAAAAGGGTTACGTAACTTCAATATGTCTTATACCGGTTTAACAGATGTCATCCGAGAAGGCATCGTGGTCGAGTTTAAGCTGGAAAGCTGGGATCACTTGTTAGAAGAAATCGGCCTGGGCAAACGCCTAGCAAACCTCGTTGCCAAACAAATCCATGATGTGGTTCTTGGCTCAGAGGATTCTATATTAAAGTCACACGCAGTTGAAGACCCCTCTCAACCTTTGGTCATCTCTGGAACCGAAGGCATGGCAGTCAATTATGCAGGCTGTTGCCACCCAATTCCAGGAGATGAAATCATCGGCTTCATCAGTGCTGAAAAAGGATTAGTGATCCATCGACAAGAATGTAAAAACGTTAAACAGTTCAAAAACCACCCTGAAAAATGGCTGGATGTGAACTGGGAAGAAAACATCACCCAAACCTTTGATGTGGAACTTCAGCTTGAAATTTTAAACCGGCGTGGGGCATTAGCAACGGTTGCCAGCAACATTGCAGAGATGAAAACCGATATCGACCGAGTGCGCTCAGAAGACAAAGACGAAACCTATAGCTTAATGAACATTGTCGTTCGCGTGCATACCCGAAAACATTTAGCGGATGTCATGAGAAAGTTAAAGCGACTTCCGATTGTCGAGAAAATTCAACGCTTATAA
- a CDS encoding cache domain-containing protein: MELNASQNLKNYTQYLPEVKRYLGELEHQDLWWTTVAMVGKINNENIDPQLLESIVDTQKEFQSLRNLMIDELVGRYLNRANSEIILKSQATIDILIRNLFERTADVGFLATDDDLVEYLAQPETTEQDQEFIHRRIEEYVAKYSVYDDILLLTPSGEVKAKLNPNNPVTRSNDPIIQEALTTNEPYLEVYRPSDLFPNKPNSLIYAKRIESTQNGESKVVGVLCLSFEFEEEMASIFPKLSSAEEGYEIMLLDDKGTVIASNTPSQHPLGKKMPPPTQMHTPQGNDQGLNYTTQTHGYQGFKGLPWFCHTHASHNVAFSGSESSDDLGVVIEQDSPIYLKDLDETNLKVSTLLLIVILNGKITSLKKDVKSFLPVLDSFQDISKDIQTIFSDFIHHIHTVLVETIQNKVSFSATLAVEIMDRNLYERANDCRWWALNSTFRKILSDHQDKAPVGEEETEVLTDILQYINQLYTVYTNIMLYDRKGKIIAVSNPAEGHLVDTILPQPQDTSSCLSIQDTQAYVVSNFHKTELYDGQYTYIYHAAVKHWHSEHKNVGGIALVFDSKPEFQAMLEDTKPTYVNKEVDESTFSLFTTVEGEIIASTSDQYQIGDFIDLPDKVKHCQNGDAGSMNWHIKDQRFILGYKMSEGYREYKNGDGYENNVLSLVFTGF, translated from the coding sequence ATGGAATTGAACGCTTCACAAAATCTAAAAAACTATACGCAATACTTACCGGAAGTAAAACGTTACTTAGGGGAGCTCGAGCACCAGGACCTTTGGTGGACAACCGTCGCAATGGTCGGAAAAATCAACAATGAAAACATTGACCCACAGTTACTTGAATCCATTGTCGACACTCAAAAAGAATTTCAGAGTCTTCGTAACTTAATGATCGATGAGCTTGTCGGGCGTTACCTCAACCGAGCCAATAGTGAAATTATCCTAAAATCCCAAGCTACCATTGATATTTTAATTCGTAATTTATTTGAAAGAACCGCCGATGTTGGTTTTCTAGCCACCGATGATGACTTGGTTGAATACTTAGCACAACCTGAAACCACTGAACAGGATCAAGAGTTTATTCATCGTCGCATTGAAGAGTATGTTGCTAAATACAGTGTTTATGACGACATTCTATTACTCACTCCCTCAGGTGAAGTGAAAGCAAAACTGAACCCAAACAACCCGGTGACCCGCAGCAACGACCCGATCATTCAGGAAGCGTTGACCACCAACGAACCTTATTTAGAAGTTTATAGACCCTCAGACTTATTTCCGAACAAGCCTAACAGCTTAATTTATGCCAAACGAATTGAATCCACTCAAAATGGCGAATCCAAAGTGGTTGGCGTACTTTGTTTAAGCTTCGAATTTGAAGAAGAAATGGCGTCCATTTTTCCAAAACTAAGCAGTGCGGAAGAAGGTTATGAAATCATGTTATTGGATGATAAAGGCACTGTTATCGCCAGTAATACGCCATCACAACATCCATTGGGCAAAAAAATGCCACCGCCAACGCAAATGCACACCCCTCAAGGGAATGATCAAGGCTTAAATTACACCACGCAAACACATGGTTACCAAGGTTTTAAAGGACTGCCATGGTTTTGCCACACCCATGCTTCGCATAATGTTGCTTTTTCCGGCAGCGAATCAAGCGATGACTTAGGCGTGGTGATAGAACAAGATTCCCCAATTTATCTAAAAGACTTGGATGAAACCAATTTAAAAGTCAGCACCCTGCTGCTAATCGTTATTCTGAATGGCAAAATCACCTCTCTAAAAAAAGATGTGAAATCATTTTTACCGGTGTTAGACAGCTTTCAAGACATCAGTAAAGACATTCAAACCATTTTCAGTGACTTTATTCACCATATTCATACAGTGTTAGTAGAAACCATCCAGAATAAAGTCAGCTTCAGTGCGACTTTGGCAGTCGAAATCATGGATCGAAATCTATACGAACGCGCGAATGATTGCCGCTGGTGGGCACTCAACAGCACCTTCAGAAAGATTCTGAGTGACCATCAAGACAAAGCGCCTGTTGGCGAAGAAGAAACCGAGGTTCTGACAGATATCCTGCAATACATCAACCAGCTGTACACCGTTTACACCAATATCATGTTGTATGACAGAAAAGGAAAGATCATTGCCGTTTCCAACCCCGCAGAAGGGCATTTAGTCGATACGATTTTACCTCAACCACAAGACACCTCTTCTTGCCTATCCATACAAGATACACAAGCTTATGTGGTTTCCAATTTCCATAAAACCGAGCTATATGATGGGCAATACACCTATATCTATCATGCCGCAGTAAAACACTGGCATAGCGAGCATAAGAACGTCGGTGGTATTGCTCTGGTGTTTGACAGTAAGCCTGAATTCCAAGCCATGCTGGAAGACACCAAACCGACTTATGTCAACAAAGAGGTGGATGAATCAACTTTCAGTCTCTTTACGACTGTTGAGGGTGAAATCATCGCCAGCACTTCCGATCAGTACCAAATTGGCGACTTCATAGACCTTCCGGATAAGGTGAAGCATTGCCAGAATGGCGATGCAGGCTCCATGAACTGGCATATTAAAGATCAGCGCTTTATCTTAGGCTACAAAATGAGCGAGGGGTATCGTGAATATAAAAATGGCGATGGCTATGAGAATAACGTCTTATCACTTGTCTTCACAGGCTTCTAA
- a CDS encoding metal ABC transporter permease, producing the protein MISDVWIIATASLVAISCSMVGVFLVLRRMSLLGDAISHSVLLGIVLAYLIAGSRSVVAMMIGATLIGLLTAWLSNALHRVSKIQTDASIGIIFTWFFALGVILISVYAGQVDLDQECVLYGEIAFVPFDTVIWGEQELGPRALWIIGGVFLVNLILIVLAFERFKLVAFHPALALSLGVSVSFWHYLLMTMVSLTTVASFDAVGAILVVALLVIPASSAYLLASSLKSMLWMAAGYAQVSVLLGYAMAVWLDSSIAASIAVMAGVLLIVTVLLLQWKKQWRGSQVKEAMLDGKLQ; encoded by the coding sequence ATGATCAGCGATGTATGGATTATAGCGACTGCCAGTTTAGTGGCCATCAGTTGTTCTATGGTTGGGGTGTTCTTAGTGTTGCGCCGGATGAGTTTGTTGGGAGATGCCATCAGTCACTCTGTATTATTGGGAATCGTCTTGGCGTATTTGATTGCAGGCAGCCGGTCAGTGGTCGCGATGATGATAGGCGCGACGTTGATCGGATTGTTGACGGCTTGGCTTTCCAATGCATTGCACCGAGTCAGCAAAATACAAACAGATGCGAGTATTGGGATTATTTTTACCTGGTTTTTTGCCTTGGGGGTGATTTTAATTTCGGTTTATGCCGGCCAAGTCGATTTGGATCAGGAGTGTGTTTTATATGGTGAAATCGCCTTTGTTCCGTTTGATACGGTTATCTGGGGAGAGCAAGAGCTTGGGCCGCGCGCATTATGGATTATTGGTGGGGTCTTTCTAGTCAATCTCATTTTGATTGTATTGGCATTTGAACGCTTTAAGTTGGTGGCTTTTCATCCGGCTTTGGCACTCTCTCTGGGCGTCAGCGTTTCGTTTTGGCATTACCTTTTGATGACCATGGTGTCATTAACAACGGTCGCTTCATTTGATGCGGTGGGGGCGATTTTAGTGGTGGCCTTGCTGGTGATTCCGGCCAGCAGTGCCTATTTGTTGGCCAGCTCTTTAAAATCGATGTTATGGATGGCCGCAGGGTATGCTCAGGTGTCAGTTTTATTAGGGTATGCTATGGCGGTGTGGCTGGATAGTTCTATTGCGGCTTCCATTGCGGTCATGGCTGGCGTGTTATTGATTGTGACGGTTTTGTTGTTGCAATGGAAAAAACAATGGCGAGGTAGTCAAGTAAAAGAAGCGATGCTGGACGGGAAACTTCAATAA
- a CDS encoding metal ABC transporter permease: protein MMMGDFSPYNPSYWALFVEFWQLNDPNAVWVLIGSALLGVSASVIGGFAFLRKRSLMGDALAHAALPGVMTAFILFHANTPILMFLGAVTSSFLGLFLMDWLPKNTKIKPDAAMAITLSFFFALGLMELSYIQGLEVAGKSGLDKILFGQAAAMLPHDIYLLSIVALVVLAMVALFFQKFRLIAFNRSYAKSIGLNIPFYEVLLALLIVMSVVIGLQIVGVVLMAAVLLTPVAAAKFWNQNLSAMLMTAGVIGAISGVLSANISYMAPAMPTGPWMVVVLFILFLVSFLFAPQKGLLSNLAQQRQLRRQVCEENVLRTFYVLNERHPVNQDKAQSNIDLGLAFSEEAILAARGMAISKLKKTVQRLEQKGFLKRTDDVDGLRLTEMGAFLAMTLTRRHRLWESYLTEQLDMDTDKVHHYAEQIEHLLTDEETKQLEQALAQQGKRQDPHGREIPENHGMIANNEGTK from the coding sequence ATGATGATGGGTGATTTCAGTCCATATAATCCTTCTTATTGGGCGTTATTTGTTGAATTTTGGCAATTGAACGACCCGAATGCCGTTTGGGTGCTCATCGGATCAGCCTTGTTGGGCGTGAGTGCTTCTGTCATTGGCGGGTTTGCTTTTTTAAGAAAACGTTCTTTGATGGGCGATGCATTGGCACATGCCGCACTTCCCGGCGTGATGACGGCGTTTATTTTGTTTCACGCCAACACCCCCATTCTAATGTTTTTAGGTGCGGTAACGAGCAGTTTTCTAGGGTTGTTTTTGATGGACTGGTTACCTAAAAACACCAAAATAAAACCGGATGCGGCGATGGCGATTACGTTGTCATTTTTCTTTGCACTGGGGTTGATGGAGTTGTCCTATATTCAGGGACTGGAAGTGGCTGGAAAGTCAGGCCTGGACAAAATTTTATTCGGCCAAGCTGCCGCCATGCTGCCGCATGACATTTATTTACTATCCATTGTCGCTCTCGTCGTATTGGCTATGGTGGCGCTGTTTTTTCAAAAATTTCGTTTGATTGCATTTAATCGCTCTTATGCGAAATCAATTGGACTGAACATTCCTTTTTATGAAGTGTTATTGGCGCTTTTAATTGTGATGTCGGTGGTGATTGGGTTGCAGATTGTTGGCGTTGTATTAATGGCGGCGGTGTTGTTAACCCCGGTTGCGGCGGCCAAGTTTTGGAATCAGAATTTGTCAGCGATGTTGATGACAGCAGGCGTGATCGGCGCCATCAGTGGAGTGTTGAGCGCCAATATTTCTTATATGGCACCCGCGATGCCAACAGGGCCATGGATGGTGGTGGTTTTGTTTATATTGTTCTTAGTGTCCTTTTTGTTTGCCCCGCAAAAAGGATTGCTTTCCAACCTGGCTCAACAAAGACAATTACGCCGTCAAGTGTGTGAAGAAAATGTTTTGAGAACTTTTTATGTGTTAAATGAGCGTCACCCTGTTAACCAAGATAAAGCACAATCTAACATTGACTTGGGGTTGGCCTTTAGTGAAGAGGCGATTTTGGCTGCACGAGGTATGGCTATTAGTAAGTTAAAGAAAACCGTGCAACGATTAGAGCAAAAAGGGTTTTTGAAGCGAACAGATGATGTTGATGGGCTGCGTTTAACGGAAATGGGAGCTTTTCTGGCGATGACTTTAACACGCCGACACCGGTTATGGGAGAGCTATTTAACAGAACAGCTAGATATGGATACGGATAAAGTGCACCACTACGCTGAGCAGATTGAACATTTGTTGACGGATGAGGAAACCAAACAGCTAGAACAGGCGTTGGCTCAACAGGGCAAACGACAAGATCCGCATGGGCGAGAGATTCCTGAAAACCATGGCATGATTGCTAATAATGAGGGAACAAAATGA
- a CDS encoding metal ABC transporter ATP-binding protein — translation MKTIQNSPLIVSQLSMRYHYKPVLTDVSFQIPEGKTIAVVGPNGAGKSTLLKGIMGLEPTMSGEVQFFGQPLEQKRLAVAYVPQREESDWDFPINVMDVVLMGRHGQLKFWQRPSAQDVLIAEQALEQVSMLDFKDRQINQLSGGQQQRVFLARALAQKASLYLMDEPFSGVDVTTEKAIIELFRSLKAENKTIVCVHHDLNTVGEYFDWVILVNARLIAAGPANEVLTPENLNKTYGGRLSLLNEMTEKLYRSNIDRVHDDG, via the coding sequence ATGAAAACAATTCAAAATTCCCCTCTGATTGTAAGTCAGCTGAGTATGCGCTACCACTATAAGCCTGTTCTGACAGATGTCAGTTTTCAGATTCCGGAAGGAAAAACGATTGCGGTGGTCGGGCCGAATGGCGCTGGAAAGTCTACCTTGTTAAAAGGGATTATGGGACTTGAACCGACAATGAGCGGTGAGGTTCAATTTTTTGGGCAGCCGCTCGAACAGAAGCGCTTAGCGGTTGCCTATGTACCACAAAGAGAAGAATCTGATTGGGATTTTCCTATTAATGTGATGGATGTTGTGTTGATGGGACGACATGGTCAGCTCAAATTTTGGCAACGGCCGTCTGCACAAGATGTGCTGATTGCCGAGCAAGCGTTAGAACAAGTGAGTATGTTGGACTTTAAAGACCGTCAAATCAATCAACTTTCTGGTGGGCAGCAACAACGTGTTTTCTTAGCAAGAGCATTGGCACAAAAAGCGAGTCTTTATTTAATGGATGAGCCATTTTCTGGCGTCGATGTGACGACGGAAAAGGCCATCATTGAGTTGTTTCGAAGTTTAAAAGCTGAAAATAAAACCATTGTATGCGTACATCATGACTTGAATACGGTGGGAGAATACTTTGATTGGGTCATATTAGTCAATGCCCGTCTGATCGCAGCCGGACCTGCCAATGAGGTTTTAACGCCGGAGAATTTGAATAAAACCTATGGCGGAAGATTATCGTTACTTAATGAGATGACCGAAAAACTTTACCGTTCGAATATTGACCGGGTGCATGATGATGGGTGA
- a CDS encoding metal ABC transporter solute-binding protein, Zn/Mn family yields MHNLWKKSWLIGLVYILGWQSYAFAKPLNVVTTTGMIGDLVLNIGQEHVEMTALMGVGVDPHLYKATHGDLRRLQQADVIFYNGLHLEGKMQEVFEKLARKKPVYAVTQNIDEHRLHRFGKAHDPHVWFDVALWHTAGLFVLEKLIQHDPQNETFYRQNAAQYLKRLSELDHWVKRQVSQIPKQQRVLITAHDAFGYFGTAYDMEVRGLQGISTATEFGLHDIKALKELILSRKIKAVFVESSVPKRFLKSLVAGVNEVGQPLNIGGELYSDAMGLSGTPEGTYIGMVKHNVNVIVQALK; encoded by the coding sequence ATGCACAATTTATGGAAGAAAAGTTGGTTAATCGGGTTGGTGTATATTCTAGGCTGGCAATCTTATGCTTTTGCGAAACCTTTAAATGTGGTGACAACGACCGGCATGATCGGAGATTTGGTCTTGAATATTGGTCAAGAGCATGTCGAGATGACAGCATTAATGGGAGTGGGGGTTGATCCACATTTATATAAGGCCACCCATGGAGATTTAAGACGATTACAGCAAGCGGATGTGATTTTCTATAATGGGTTACATTTAGAAGGCAAAATGCAAGAGGTGTTTGAAAAGTTGGCGCGTAAAAAACCTGTCTATGCGGTGACTCAGAATATCGACGAACATCGATTGCATCGCTTTGGAAAAGCGCATGATCCTCATGTTTGGTTTGACGTGGCTTTATGGCATACTGCAGGTCTGTTTGTGTTAGAGAAGTTGATTCAACATGACCCTCAGAATGAAACGTTTTATCGCCAAAATGCTGCACAATATTTAAAACGGTTATCTGAACTGGATCATTGGGTAAAGCGACAAGTCAGTCAAATTCCAAAGCAGCAACGGGTTTTGATTACGGCACATGATGCGTTCGGTTATTTTGGTACCGCCTATGATATGGAAGTGAGAGGCTTGCAAGGAATCAGTACGGCAACAGAATTCGGGTTGCATGATATTAAGGCATTAAAAGAACTGATTTTATCGCGAAAAATAAAAGCCGTTTTTGTTGAGTCCAGTGTCCCTAAACGGTTTTTAAAGTCCTTGGTAGCTGGAGTGAATGAAGTCGGTCAGCCGCTCAACATTGGCGGAGAGCTTTATTCTGATGCCATGGGGCTGTCAGGAACGCCAGAAGGCACTTATATTGGTATGGTTAAGCATAATGTCAATGTAATTGTTCAGGCACTGAAGTAA
- a CDS encoding RidA family protein, with protein sequence MREIISTDKAPQAIGTYSQAVKVGSTVYLSGQIALIPETMEVKEGDISERIHQVFNNLSAVCEAAGGTLQDIVKLNIFLTDLSHFATVNEIMAQYFQQPYPARAAVGVKELPKGTDVEMDGVLELSSY encoded by the coding sequence ATGCGTGAAATCATTTCAACCGATAAAGCTCCACAAGCCATTGGTACCTATTCTCAAGCGGTCAAAGTGGGGAGTACGGTTTATCTATCTGGTCAAATCGCCCTTATTCCGGAAACCATGGAAGTCAAAGAAGGTGATATATCAGAGCGCATCCATCAAGTGTTTAATAATTTAAGTGCCGTGTGTGAAGCGGCAGGTGGTACCTTGCAAGATATCGTTAAACTTAACATCTTTTTAACGGATTTAAGTCATTTCGCTACTGTGAATGAAATAATGGCGCAATACTTCCAACAGCCATACCCAGCTCGCGCTGCAGTTGGTGTCAAAGAACTGCCTAAAGGTACGGATGTTGAAATGGATGGCGTATTAGAGCTTTCATCATACTAG
- the amt gene encoding ammonium transporter, producing the protein MSEQLIDILWVLISAVLVALMQPGFTALEAGATRTKNSISTAIKNVSDFLIAFMIFVVVGASIMLGTSHHGVFGWSPIFFYETSLPELILTLFHAMFVSTAVTIISGSIAERTKYTSYLIIAVIVSLFIYPVQAHWIWNSDGWLAQLGFIDFAGSTVVHSVGGWAALAAILIIGPRLGRFETKENPFEQANLAYSALGVFLIWLGWIGFNGGSVLALNYETGKVILNTLIAGAIGGITGLIISRFYTGYYQVIDIINGILAGLVAITASAHLASPAAAILVGMLGYLAYLSGKILLVKWKIDDALEAVPVHLFAGVAGTLLVAFLVDEVSFWQQFKIQLLGIIVVGLLTFLISYTFLSVINRFYPLRVSESKEILGLNISEHQASTSMFDLAQAMNNQAQQQDFSKKIMVEPYSDASLIATYYNHVTQAFNQLNDEKEALIEESYQMANYDQLTGLAKRRLLVNELGRSIARLDRHPQSNAILFIDLDGFKSINDQHGHNAGDALLKEAAARIQKIIRKTDLAARFGGDEFVVLLENIQNESFAAQVADKIIAALRSPILLSNNSEGQISASIGLKIFNASGKQHIDDILNQADKAMYEAKRRGKGQWVLA; encoded by the coding sequence ATGAGTGAGCAATTAATTGATATTCTGTGGGTTTTAATCAGTGCCGTTTTGGTAGCGCTTATGCAACCAGGGTTTACTGCGCTTGAAGCAGGGGCCACCCGAACAAAAAATTCCATTTCAACCGCTATCAAAAATGTCAGCGATTTTTTAATTGCCTTTATGATTTTTGTCGTGGTGGGGGCCAGCATCATGCTTGGCACAAGCCACCATGGAGTCTTTGGCTGGAGTCCGATCTTTTTCTATGAAACCTCACTGCCTGAACTCATACTCACGTTGTTTCATGCCATGTTTGTTTCGACCGCCGTTACCATCATTTCAGGCTCTATCGCAGAACGGACAAAATACACTTCCTATTTAATCATTGCAGTGATTGTTTCCCTGTTTATTTACCCTGTGCAAGCACATTGGATCTGGAATAGCGACGGCTGGTTAGCTCAGCTCGGTTTTATTGATTTTGCAGGTTCAACAGTTGTGCATTCGGTCGGTGGCTGGGCTGCCTTAGCCGCCATTTTAATCATCGGCCCTCGTTTAGGACGGTTTGAAACCAAAGAAAATCCATTCGAACAAGCGAACTTAGCTTATAGCGCACTAGGCGTATTTCTCATTTGGCTGGGATGGATAGGCTTCAACGGAGGAAGCGTTCTCGCCCTAAACTATGAAACGGGAAAGGTGATTTTAAACACCCTTATTGCAGGCGCGATTGGAGGCATTACAGGCTTAATTATCAGTCGTTTTTATACAGGTTATTACCAAGTCATCGACATCATTAATGGTATCTTGGCCGGCTTAGTGGCCATTACGGCATCTGCCCACCTTGCATCTCCAGCTGCTGCCATCCTAGTCGGCATGTTAGGCTATCTTGCTTACTTGTCTGGAAAAATACTACTGGTTAAATGGAAAATTGATGATGCGCTTGAAGCCGTGCCCGTCCATTTATTCGCTGGCGTTGCCGGCACATTACTCGTGGCTTTTTTAGTGGATGAAGTAAGTTTTTGGCAACAGTTTAAAATTCAACTACTTGGCATCATTGTCGTTGGATTGCTGACCTTTTTAATCAGCTATACCTTTTTAAGCGTTATTAATCGCTTTTATCCATTGAGAGTGAGTGAATCGAAAGAAATATTGGGGCTGAATATCAGCGAACACCAAGCATCAACATCCATGTTTGATCTGGCACAAGCCATGAACAACCAAGCGCAACAACAAGATTTTTCTAAAAAAATAATGGTTGAACCCTATTCTGATGCCTCTTTAATTGCAACCTACTACAACCATGTGACCCAAGCATTCAATCAACTCAATGATGAAAAAGAAGCTCTGATTGAAGAAAGTTATCAAATGGCCAATTACGACCAATTAACAGGACTGGCCAAAAGACGACTACTCGTCAACGAACTGGGTCGCTCTATTGCAAGGCTTGATAGACACCCCCAATCCAATGCAATTTTATTTATCGATTTAGATGGGTTTAAATCAATCAATGATCAACATGGTCACAATGCCGGAGACGCTTTACTGAAAGAAGCGGCCGCGCGTATTCAAAAAATTATTCGAAAAACGGATCTAGCGGCGCGATTTGGTGGCGATGAATTTGTGGTACTCTTGGAAAACATTCAGAATGAAAGTTTTGCGGCTCAAGTAGCTGACAAA